GGTACGCGAGCTGGGTTTAGAACGTCGTGAGACAGTTCGGTCCCTATCTGCCGTGGACGTTTGAGATTTGAGAGGGGCTGCTCCTAGTACGAGAGGACCGGAGTGGACGAACCTCTGGTGTTCCGGTTGTCACGCCAGTGGCATTGCCGGGTAGCTATGTTCGGAATAGATAACCGCTGAAAGCATCTAAGCGGGAAACTAGCCTCAAGATGAGATCTCACTGGGACCTTGAGTCCCCTGAAGGGCCGTCGAAGACTACGACGTTGATAGGTCGGGTGTGTAAGCGCTGTGAGGCGTTGAGCTAACCGATACTAATTGCCCGTGAGGCTTGACCATATAACACCCAAACAATTTGCGTGTTGTACGGTGAAGACGTAACGAACCGAAAGTTCGTGAGAACCGCAAATTACCTGTCACATACCCGAATCGGGATGAGCGTGTGCGCAAGCCACGAGCGTCCGAAAGAATTGCTTGACGACCATAGAGCGTTGGAACCACCTGATCCCATCCCGAACTCAGTAGTGAAACGATGCATCGCCGATGGTAGTGTGGGGTTTCCCCATGTGAGAGTAGGTCATCGTCAAGCACCTATCCCAAAGCCCCTGATCAGCACTGCTGGTCGGGGGCTTTGCTTTTGCGCGCGGGAAAAAACCGACGCTTTGCTGCATAGGCAAGTCCGGCATGCCTCTATATGATGCGTGCCTGAATATTGCGGGGGTGATATGCAGACCTTGCTGACATTGCTGAGCGATGGCCGCTTCCATTCGGGAGAAGAGCTCGGTGCTCTGCTCGGCGTGAGCCGGAGTGCCGTCTGGAAGCGCCTCGAGGGTTTCGAGCGCGACTATGGCATGGTCGTGCAGAGAGTGCGTGGCCGTGGCTATCGCCTGGAGGAGCCGCTGAGCATCATCGCACCCAGGAAGGACTCCGGTCCCTGGCCGCTGGATGTGCTCTTCTCCACCGACTCGACCAACGCCGAAGTGCTGCGGCGACTCTCCGCGGGCGCGGTTGCGCCGTTCGCTATTCTGGCAGAGCGCCAGACCGCTGGTCGTGGCAGACGTGGGCGTCAATGGGAAAGTCCATTCGGCGCCAACCTTTATTACACCCTGGGCATTGCCGTCCGAGGCGGTGCGAAAGAGCTCGAAGGACTGAGCCTTGTTGTGGGCCTCGCCGTTGCGCGGGCCATTCGCTCTCTGGGGATTGCCGATGTTGGGCTCAAGTGGCCCAACGACGTCCTGGTCGGCGGCAAGAAGATCGCTGGCATATTGCTGGAACTCACTGGAGATCCGGCCGATATCTGCAGCGTCGCGATTGGCGTCGGCATCAATGTGAATATGCGCAAGGCTGAGGCTATCGATCAGCCCTGGACTTCGTTGCGCGAGGCGCTGGGCGTGCTGATCGACCGCAATGCGCTGCTCGCGGCGCTGGAGTCGGAGCTTTCCCTGGTGCTTTCCCGTCACCGCGAGCAGGGCTTCTCCGCCAGTCTCGAGGAGTGGGAGTCTCTTCATCTTTGGCAGGGGAGGCAGGTCACGCTGTCCACTGCCGCCAATAATATCGTTGGGCGCGCGTTGGGCATCGATGAGCGAGGCGCCTTGCGCCTTCTGGTCGATGGGCAGGAGCAGCGTTACAGCGGAGGCGAGCTGAGCCTGAGGTTGTCTGATGATTCTTGAATTGGATTGCGGTAATAGCCTGATCAAGTGGCGTGTGGTCAGAAAGCACGACCTGGTAACTGTGGCGGGGGGCGTTGCCGATTCCGACCAGGCGCTGCTTGCTCAACTGCAGGCGAGCAGTGCTCTGGAGATTCGCTATTGCCGTATGGTGAGTGTGCGTAGTGAGCAGGAAACCGATGCGCTGAGTGGTCTTCTCGAAAGTGTATTTCCCGTCTCCGTCCAGATCGCTGCCCCATCCAAAGAGCTTGGTGGCGTGGTGAATGGATACCACGAGTATCAGCGACTCGGCATGGATCGTTGGCTTGCATTGGTGGCGGGGCACTGCCTGGCAGGTCGTGGTTGCCTGGTGATCGATCTCGGTACGGCGGTGACCTCCGACCTGGTGGATGCATCCGGGCGCCACATGGGGGGCTACATCGCTCCCGGGATGCCGTTGATGCGCAGCCAGTTAAGGACGCATACGCGCCGTATTCGCTACGACGACGAGGCGGCTCATGAGGCTCTGCAGAACCTGTTGCCGGGCCAGGAAACCTCTGAAGCCGTGGAGCGGGGCTGCGTTCTGATGTTGCGTGGCTTCGTGCGCGAGCAATGCGAGTTAGCCGGTCGTCTGCTGGGCGATGAGTGTGCGGTGTATTTGACCGGCGGCGATGCCGAGCTGGTAAGGGACGAGCTCCCGCGTGCCGTGGTGCTTCCGGATCTGGTGTTTCTCGGTCTGGCGCTCGCCTGTCCGATAGAGTGAGTCTGATCGATGCGTTGGTTCTTTCTCTTCTTGCTGGCCCTGAATGTCTTCTATTACGTCTGGCATCAGCAGCAGGCGCCGCTTCGTCCCAAGGAGGTTGCGCCACTCAGTCTGTTCCACGGTGAACAGAAGAATATCCGTCTGCTGAGTGAATCGGCTGAGGCGCCGCAGCGTCGGCAGGTTGAGGAAAAATCGGCGGCGCCGACATCGGCCTGTCTGTTCCTGGGGAGTTTTCCGGCGGAAGAGCGTGCACGTATGCTGGCGCAGCGGCTGCTGAGTCTGGATGTGCAGGCCTCCGTAGAGACGGTTGATGCTGCCGCGGGTGTCGATTACTGGGTGTATCTGCCGCCTCTGGCCTCGCGTCAGGCGTCGTTGTGGCAGTTGCGCGAGTTGCAGGCGCGCAAGATCGACAGCTACATCATTACCGAGGGCGATCTCACGGACGGCATCTCGCTGGGGATCTTCCAGCGCAAGGACTCCGCAGACAGTATCGTGGAGCGCTTGAAGACTGCGGGTTATGACGCGCTGATTCGCGAACTGGCGCGGTCGCAGCACGATTACTGGGTGCAGATTGCTCCGGAAAGCAACCGTTTGGTGGATGACGTCCTGGTGCGCCAACTGTCTGCTGATTTTCCGGAGCTGCAAAAGCAAACGATGCCGTGCAAAAGCGTTGCAAGCCCTCAATAGTTTGAATAGAATGGCGCCCGCTTCACAGGGGTGACCTGAAAAGAGGGAGCACTGGAAGTTGTTGTCGAAGAGCTAAGCTCAAGTTTTTTAAAGAAAAACAGTTGACAACGCGGTGGCAGGCTGTAGAATGCCGCCTCACTCGGAGGGGTTCCCGAGCGGCCAAAGGGATCAGACTGTAAATCTGACGTCTCAGACTTCGAAGGTTCGAATCCTTCCCCCTCCACCAGTTTCAAGCGTGAGCTTCAAGCTCCGCGGGTATAGTTCAGTGGTAGAACCTCAGCCTTCCAAGCTGATGATGCGGGTTCGATTCCCGCTACCCGCTCCAAGTTTGTTGCTTATGTCTTGCTCATGTAGCTCAGCTGGTAGAGCACACCCTTGGTAAGGGTGAGGTCAGCGGTTCAAATCCGCTCATGAGCTCCATCTCGCAAAGGCAGATATGAAAATATCTGCCTTTGTTTTAATGGTGACGTGACTTTCTCAATTCCTTACGGGAGGCGGTCAAGATGGCTAAAGAAAAGTTTGAGCGTAACAAGCCGCACGTTAACGTCGGCACCATCGGTCACGTTGACCACGGTAAAACCACTCTGACCGCTGCTCTGACCAAGGTCTGCTCCGATACCTGGGGCGGCTCCGCTCGCGCTTTCGACCAGATCGACAACGCGCCGGAAGAGAAGGCTCGTGGTATCACCATCAACACCTCTCACGTTGAATACGACTCGCCGGTACGCCACTACGCTCACGTAGACTGCCCGGGCCACGCCGACTACGTGAAGAACATGATCACCGGTGCTGCCCAGATGGACGGCGCGATCCTGGTTTGCTCGGCTGCTGACGGCCCCATGCCGCAGACCCGCGAGCACATCCTGCTGTCCCGTCAGGTAGGCGTTCCCTACATTGTCGTGTTCCTGAACAAGGCCGACATGGTTGACGACGCCGAGCTGCTGGAACTGGTCGAAATGGAAGTTCGCGATCTGCTGAACACCTACGACTTCCCGGGCGACGACACCCCGATCGTGATCGGTTCCGCTCTGATGGCTCTGAACGGCCAGGACGACAACGAGATGGGCGTTTCCGCCGTGCGCAAGCTGGTAGAGACCCTGGACTCGTACATCCCCGAGCCGGTTCGTGCAATCGACCAGCCGTTCCTGATGCCGATCGAAGACGTGTTCTCGATCTCCGGTCGTGGCACCGTGGTAACTGGCCGTGTTGAGCGTGGCATCGTCAAGGTTCAGGAAGAAGTGGAAATCGTCGGTATCAAGGCGACCACCAAGACCACCTGCACCGGCGTTGAAATGTTCCGCAAGCTGCTCGACGAAGGTCGTGCTGGTGAGAACGTCGGCGTTCTGCTGCGTGGCACCAAGCGTGAAGACGTAGAGCGTGGTCAGGTTCTGGCCAAGCCGGGCACCATCAAGCCGCACACCAAGTTCGAGTGCGAAGTGTACGTGCTGTCCAAGGAAGAAGGTGGTCGTCACACCCCGTTCTTCAAGGGCTACCGTCCGCAGTTCTACTTCCGTACCACCGACGTGACCGGCAACTGCGAGCTGCCGGAAGGCGTTGAAATGGTAATGCCGGGCGACAACGTGAAAATGGTTGTCACCCTGATCGCTCCGATCGCCATGGAAGACGGCCTGCGCTTCGCTATCCGCGAAGGTGGTCGTACCGTTGGCGCCGGTGTGGTTGCCAAGATCATCGAATAATCGATTGATCTTTCCCTATCAGGCCGGCATAATGGTCGGCCTGACTTTGTTCTAGGCCAGTAGCTCAATTGGCAGAGCGGCGGTCTCCAAAACCGCAGGTTGGGGGTTCGATTCCCTCCTGGCCTGCCAGATTCCTCAGGATCTGGCACTTCTTTAAACGGGATTCCTAGCAGATGAATGCGAAGGTTGAAGCCAAAGAGTCGCGTCTTGATCTCTTGAAGTGGCTTGTGGTTGCAGTGCTGGTGGTGGTGGCTGTAGTTGCCAACCAGTATTACTCGGCGCAACCGATCTTCTATCGTGTGCTCGGTATTCTCGTGTTGGCGGCTGTTGCGGGTTTCATTTCGCTGCAGACCGTCAAGGGGCGTGCATTCTTTACCCTGGCTAAAGAAGCTCGTGCCGAAATTCGCAAGGTTGTATGGCCGTCTCGTCAAGAGACAACTCAAACCACGCTGATCGTAGTGGCAGTAGTGCTGGTAATGGCGCTGGTGCTGTGGGGGCTCGACTCCCTGCTGGGTTGGCTGGTTTCCATGATCGTAGGTTAAGGGTGTTCCGTGGCTAAGCGTTGGTACGTTGTGCATGCCTACTCGGGTTACGAGAAGCATGTCATGCGCTCGCTGATCGAGCGGGTCAAACTGGCCGGCATGGAAGACGGGTTTGGTGAGATTCTCGTCCCCACCGAAGAAGTCGTGGAGATGCGGAACGGCCAGAAGCGCAAGAGCGAGCGCAAGTTCTTCCCTGGCTATGTTCTGGTGCAGATGGAAATGAACGAGGGTACTTGGCACCTGGTCAAGGACACTCCTCGCGTCATGGGCTTCATTGGTGGTACCGCCGACAAGCCGGCACCGATCACCGACAAGGAAGCCGATGCCATCCTGCGTCGTGTTGCCGATAGCGGTGACAAGCCGAAGCCGAAGACCCTGTTCGAGCCGGGCGAGACCGTTCGTGTGATCGATGGTCCGTTCGCTGACTTCAATGGTGTCGTCGAAGAGGTTAACTACGAAAAGAGCCGTATCCAGGTCGCCGTGCTCATTTTCGGTCGCTCTACCCCGGTAGAGTTGGAGTTCAGCCAGGTAGAGAAAGTTTAACTGGCACAATGCATCCCACACCCCGCAGCCATAGGCTGCGGGGTTTTGTCGTCACTGGGATAAACGCGAAAGCAACCGGGGAGCCCGAAAGGGCGCTTGACCCGTATTTGGAGTAGCAAATGGCTAAGAAAATCCAGGCTTACATCAAGCTGCAAGTTAAGGCCGGTCAGGCCAACCCGTCGCCGCCGGTCGGCCCTGCACTGGGTCAGCACGGCGTGAACATCATGGAATTCTGCAAGGCGTTCAACGCCAAGACCCAGGGCCAAGAGCCGGGTCTGCCGACTCCTGTGATCATCACCGTTTACAGCGACCGCAGCTTCACCTTTGAAACCAAGAGCACCCCGGCCGCCGTTCTGCTGAAGAAAGCAGCCGGCATCTCCAGCGGCTCCGCTCGTCCGAACTCTCAGAAAGTGGGCACCGTTACCCGTGCTCAGCTGGAAGAGATTGCCAAGACCAAGCAGGCTGACCTGACCGCTGCTGATCTGGACGCTGCCGTACGTACCATCGCTGGCTCCGCGCGCAGCATGGGCCTGAACGTGGAGGGTGTGTAATGGCTAAGCTGACCAAGCGTCAAAAGGCTATCGCCGAGAAGATCGAAGCGGGCAAGCAATACGGCTTCGAAGATGCCGCCAAGCTGCTGGCCGAGCTGTCGACCATCAAGTTCAAGGAATCCGTGGACATCGCCATCAATCTGGGCGTTGATCCGCGTAAATCCGACCAGGTCGTACGTGGCGCCACCGTTCTGCCGAACGGCACCGGCAAATCCGTACGCGTTGCCGTCTTCACCCAGGGTCCTGGTGTTGAAGCTGCCCTGGCTGCTGGTGCAGACAAGGTCGGCATGGACGAGCTGGCTGCCGAAATGAAGGCCGGCGACCTGAACTACGACGTCGTCATCGCTTCCCCGGACGCCATGCGTGTTGTTGGCCAGCTGGGCCAGGTACTGGGCCCGCGCGGCCTGATGCCGAACCCGAAGGTCGGCACCGTGACCCCGGACGTCGCTACCGCCGTCAAGAACGCCAAGGCCGGTCAGGTACGCTTCCGTACCGACAAGAACGGCATCATCCACGCCTCCGTTGGCAAGATCGACTTCGAGCCGGTCAAGCTGAAGCAGAACGTGGAAGCGCTGCTGAGCGATCTGAAGCGTCTGAAGCCGTCCTCCTCGAAGGGCGTGTACGTTCAGCGCGTAACCCTGAGCACCACTATGGGCCCGGGTCTGCAGATCGATCAGGCTTCGCTGGAAGGCTGATGAACTAAGTCGAGCAGTGGGTTCGCCCATTGCTCGCAGGTATTGGGGTCCCTGCCTGGCGGGGGCTATCCAAGACCGTAGGCGGCGCAAGCCTTAAACCCGGGAGGCGATCCTCTCAAGCCTACGCAGATGGTGCTCCCGATTCGTTGACCGAATCAGACACCAAAACGCCGTCCGGCTCCGGCCGGACGAATCGGTAACATCCAGGAGTAAACCCGTGGCAATTAAACTCGAAGACAAGAAGGCCATCGTCGCTGAAGTCAACGAGGCTGCCAAAGCCGGTCTGTCCGCTGTCGTGGTTGATGCACGCGGCGTGACTGTCGGCGCAATGACCGGACTCCGTAAAGAGGCCCGTGCAGCTGGTGTGTACGTGAAAGTCGTACGTAACACCCTGCTCAAGCGCGCCGTTGAAGGCACTCAGTTTGAAGTGCTCAACGACGTGTTCAAGGGCCCGACCCTGATTGCTTTCTCCAACGAACATCCGGGCGCTGCCGCTCGTATCTTCAAGGAGTTTGCCAAGGGTCAGGACAAGTTCGAGATCAAGGCGGCCGCGTTCGAGGGTCAGTTCCTCGCAGCCAATCAGATCGACGTGCTGGCGACCCTGCCGACCTACAACGAAGCTGTTGCACAGCTGATGAGCGTGATCCAAGGCGCTACCAGCAAGCTGGCTCGTACTCTGGCGGCAATTCGCGATCAGAAAGAAGCTACCGCAGCCTAAGGCTCGGCATCTCCTTTCAACCTTTTTTGTTTAATTCGATGGCCCTAGGCCGTCACCCAATACAGGAATTAGAGTCATGGCTCTGACCAACGAAGACATCATCTCCGCCGTATCCGAAATGTCCGTCATGCAGATCGTTGAACTGATCAAGGCGATGGAAGAGAAGTTCGGCGTTACCGCTGCTGCCGCTGTTGCTGCTGGCCCGGCTGTTGCCGCTGCCGCTGCCGAAGAGCAGACCGAGTTCACCATCGTCCTGGCCGAAGCTGGCGACAAGAAAGTGAACGTGATCAAGGTCGTTCGTGAACTGACCGGCCTGGGCCTGAAAGAAGCCAAGGCTGTC
This Pseudomonas sp. ATCC 13867 DNA region includes the following protein-coding sequences:
- a CDS encoding pantothenate kinase; translation: MILELDCGNSLIKWRVVRKHDLVTVAGGVADSDQALLAQLQASSALEIRYCRMVSVRSEQETDALSGLLESVFPVSVQIAAPSKELGGVVNGYHEYQRLGMDRWLALVAGHCLAGRGCLVIDLGTAVTSDLVDASGRHMGGYIAPGMPLMRSQLRTHTRRIRYDDEAAHEALQNLLPGQETSEAVERGCVLMLRGFVREQCELAGRLLGDECAVYLTGGDAELVRDELPRAVVLPDLVFLGLALACPIE
- the birA gene encoding bifunctional biotin--[acetyl-CoA-carboxylase] ligase/biotin operon repressor BirA, which encodes MQTLLTLLSDGRFHSGEELGALLGVSRSAVWKRLEGFERDYGMVVQRVRGRGYRLEEPLSIIAPRKDSGPWPLDVLFSTDSTNAEVLRRLSAGAVAPFAILAERQTAGRGRRGRQWESPFGANLYYTLGIAVRGGAKELEGLSLVVGLAVARAIRSLGIADVGLKWPNDVLVGGKKIAGILLELTGDPADICSVAIGVGINVNMRKAEAIDQPWTSLREALGVLIDRNALLAALESELSLVLSRHREQGFSASLEEWESLHLWQGRQVTLSTAANNIVGRALGIDERGALRLLVDGQEQRYSGGELSLRLSDDS
- the rplA gene encoding 50S ribosomal protein L1, which translates into the protein MAKLTKRQKAIAEKIEAGKQYGFEDAAKLLAELSTIKFKESVDIAINLGVDPRKSDQVVRGATVLPNGTGKSVRVAVFTQGPGVEAALAAGADKVGMDELAAEMKAGDLNYDVVIASPDAMRVVGQLGQVLGPRGLMPNPKVGTVTPDVATAVKNAKAGQVRFRTDKNGIIHASVGKIDFEPVKLKQNVEALLSDLKRLKPSSSKGVYVQRVTLSTTMGPGLQIDQASLEG
- the rplL gene encoding 50S ribosomal protein L7/L12, translating into MALTNEDIISAVSEMSVMQIVELIKAMEEKFGVTAAAAVAAGPAVAAAAAEEQTEFTIVLAEAGDKKVNVIKVVRELTGLGLKEAKAVVDGAPGVVKEGASKEEAEAAKKALEEAGAKVELK
- the secE gene encoding preprotein translocase subunit SecE, with the protein product MNAKVEAKESRLDLLKWLVVAVLVVVAVVANQYYSAQPIFYRVLGILVLAAVAGFISLQTVKGRAFFTLAKEARAEIRKVVWPSRQETTQTTLIVVAVVLVMALVLWGLDSLLGWLVSMIVG
- the rplK gene encoding 50S ribosomal protein L11; its protein translation is MAKKIQAYIKLQVKAGQANPSPPVGPALGQHGVNIMEFCKAFNAKTQGQEPGLPTPVIITVYSDRSFTFETKSTPAAVLLKKAAGISSGSARPNSQKVGTVTRAQLEEIAKTKQADLTAADLDAAVRTIAGSARSMGLNVEGV
- a CDS encoding SPOR domain-containing protein; this encodes MRWFFLFLLALNVFYYVWHQQQAPLRPKEVAPLSLFHGEQKNIRLLSESAEAPQRRQVEEKSAAPTSACLFLGSFPAEERARMLAQRLLSLDVQASVETVDAAAGVDYWVYLPPLASRQASLWQLRELQARKIDSYIITEGDLTDGISLGIFQRKDSADSIVERLKTAGYDALIRELARSQHDYWVQIAPESNRLVDDVLVRQLSADFPELQKQTMPCKSVASPQ
- the tuf gene encoding elongation factor Tu, which translates into the protein MAKEKFERNKPHVNVGTIGHVDHGKTTLTAALTKVCSDTWGGSARAFDQIDNAPEEKARGITINTSHVEYDSPVRHYAHVDCPGHADYVKNMITGAAQMDGAILVCSAADGPMPQTREHILLSRQVGVPYIVVFLNKADMVDDAELLELVEMEVRDLLNTYDFPGDDTPIVIGSALMALNGQDDNEMGVSAVRKLVETLDSYIPEPVRAIDQPFLMPIEDVFSISGRGTVVTGRVERGIVKVQEEVEIVGIKATTKTTCTGVEMFRKLLDEGRAGENVGVLLRGTKREDVERGQVLAKPGTIKPHTKFECEVYVLSKEEGGRHTPFFKGYRPQFYFRTTDVTGNCELPEGVEMVMPGDNVKMVVTLIAPIAMEDGLRFAIREGGRTVGAGVVAKIIE
- the nusG gene encoding transcription termination/antitermination protein NusG, which translates into the protein MAKRWYVVHAYSGYEKHVMRSLIERVKLAGMEDGFGEILVPTEEVVEMRNGQKRKSERKFFPGYVLVQMEMNEGTWHLVKDTPRVMGFIGGTADKPAPITDKEADAILRRVADSGDKPKPKTLFEPGETVRVIDGPFADFNGVVEEVNYEKSRIQVAVLIFGRSTPVELEFSQVEKV
- the rplJ gene encoding 50S ribosomal protein L10, giving the protein MAIKLEDKKAIVAEVNEAAKAGLSAVVVDARGVTVGAMTGLRKEARAAGVYVKVVRNTLLKRAVEGTQFEVLNDVFKGPTLIAFSNEHPGAAARIFKEFAKGQDKFEIKAAAFEGQFLAANQIDVLATLPTYNEAVAQLMSVIQGATSKLARTLAAIRDQKEATAA